From a region of the Salvelinus alpinus chromosome 2, SLU_Salpinus.1, whole genome shotgun sequence genome:
- the LOC139552400 gene encoding zinc finger protein ZFP2-like, translated as MPDEVNLFPQSEQRERRDSRGSSGEPQQHHDADEAEKRLSRSEHIKKHSQRSTGKRTHCCSDCGKRFTSSSGIQIHQRIHTGEKPYSCGQCGKSFTTSGSLTLHQRIHTGEKPYSCDQCGKSFTRSDSLTLHQRIHTGEKPYSCDQCGMSFTRFGHLTLHQRTHTGEKPYGCDQCGKSFTRSSYLTIHQRIHTGEKPYSCEKPYSCDQCGKSFTRSSYLTIHQRIHTGDNPYGCGQCGKSFTTSGSLTLHQRTHTGEKPYSCDQCGKSFCQSSDLTVHQRTHTGEKPYSCDQCGKSFVQAGHLTQHQITHTGEKPYSCAQCGRGFTTSRYLTVHQRKHTGEKSYSCDQCGKSFVQACHLTQHQSTHIGEKSHSCDQR; from the exons atgcctgatgaggtgaatctcttcccacagtcagagcagcg agagagacgggacagtcgtggatcctctggggagcctcaacaacatcatgatgctgacgaggcagagaagaggctctccagatcagaacacatcaAGAAACACtcgcagagatccacagggaagagaactcactgctgctctgactgtgggaagagattcacctcctcaTCAGGCATTcaaattcatcagagaatccacacaggagagaaaccttatagttgtggtcaatgtgggaagagttttactacatctggctctctgactttacaccagagaatacacacaggagagaaaccttatagctgtgatcaatgtgggaagagttttactagatctgactctctgactttacaccaaagaatacacacaggagagaaaccttatagctgtgatcaatgtgggatgagttttactAGATTTGGCcatctgacattacaccagagaacacacacaggagagaaaccttatggctgtgatcaatgtgggaagagttttactagatctagctatctaactatacaccagagaatacacacaggagagaaaccttatagttgtgagaaaccttatagttgtgatcaatgtgggaagagttttactagatctagctatctaactatacaccagagaatacacacaggagataacCCTTAtggctgtggtcaatgtgggaagagttttactacgtctggctctctgactttacaccaaagaacacacacaggagagaaaccttatagctgtgatcaatgtgggaagagtttttgtcaatctagtgatctgacagtgcaccagagaacacacacaggagagaaaccttatagctgtgatcaatgtgggaaaagttttGTTCAAGCTGGCCATCTGACTCAACACCaaataacacacacaggagagaaaccttatagctgtgctcaatgtgggagGGGTTTTACTACATCTCGCtatctgacagtacaccagagaaaacacacaggagagaaatcttatagctgtgatcaatgtgggaagagttttgttcaagCTTGCCatctgactcaacaccagagcACACACATAGGAGAGAAATCTCATAGCTGTGACCAGAGataa